In one window of Dokdonia sp. PRO95 DNA:
- a CDS encoding NAD(P)-dependent alcohol dehydrogenase translates to MTEVKAYGAQDKDADLKEMTIKRRDTLATDVKIKITYCGVCHSDIHTVRSDWGPAMYPVVPGHEIVGEVIEVGSEVTGFKKGDVVGVGCLVDSCQECSSCKSDLEQFCKEGATWTYNSKDKHTDGHTFGGYSQEVTVDQNFVLNIPSNLDLKAVAPLLCAGITTFSPLHHWGIKEGMKVGIVGLGGLGHMGIKFSHAMGAETVMITTSKGKADDAKRLGADSVLISKDEDAMEEQHGTFDFILNTVPVSHDINPYLSLLGVDGTMCMVGAIEPLPDVHGGNLIMGRKSVAGSLIGGIKETQEMLDFCGKHNIVSDIEMIDMKNINEAYERVQNNDVKYRFVIDMDTL, encoded by the coding sequence ATGACAGAAGTAAAAGCATACGGTGCCCAAGATAAAGATGCCGATTTAAAAGAAATGACGATAAAGCGTCGTGATACACTCGCTACAGATGTAAAGATAAAAATCACATATTGTGGAGTTTGTCACAGCGATATACATACAGTAAGAAGTGATTGGGGACCAGCAATGTATCCTGTAGTTCCAGGTCATGAAATAGTAGGAGAAGTAATAGAAGTAGGATCTGAAGTAACTGGGTTTAAAAAAGGAGACGTTGTAGGAGTAGGCTGCCTCGTTGATTCATGTCAAGAATGTTCTTCATGTAAAAGTGACCTTGAGCAATTCTGTAAAGAAGGCGCGACATGGACTTACAACAGTAAAGACAAGCATACAGATGGGCACACTTTTGGAGGGTACTCTCAAGAAGTAACTGTAGATCAGAACTTTGTACTTAACATACCAAGTAATCTAGATTTAAAAGCCGTTGCACCTTTATTGTGCGCAGGTATCACTACGTTCTCACCATTACACCACTGGGGTATCAAGGAAGGAATGAAAGTAGGAATTGTAGGTCTAGGTGGTCTAGGCCACATGGGAATTAAGTTTTCTCATGCAATGGGGGCAGAAACAGTAATGATCACTACTTCAAAAGGAAAGGCAGATGATGCAAAACGTCTAGGTGCTGATAGTGTTCTTATCTCTAAGGATGAAGATGCGATGGAAGAGCAACACGGAACATTTGATTTTATATTAAACACGGTACCTGTAAGCCATGATATTAATCCATATTTATCACTTCTAGGTGTAGATGGTACTATGTGTATGGTAGGAGCTATAGAACCATTACCAGATGTTCATGGCGGTAATCTTATTATGGGACGTAAAAGTGTTGCAGGTTCTCTTATAGGAGGAATTAAAGAGACTCAAGAAATGCTTGATTTTTGCGGTAAGCACAACATTGTAAGTGATATAGAAATGATTGATATGAAAAACATCAATGAAGCCTATGAGCGAGTACAAAATAACGATGTAAAATATCGTTTTGTTATTGATATGGATACCCTATAA
- a CDS encoding YihY/virulence factor BrkB family protein — protein sequence MEEIDNYMTADQGRHSFKIKDVPRLTVDTYKNWMASEPFKLSAIVAYYAILSLPALVVIILNIVGAVWGRDIVQGELLAEITKVLGQETAESIRLMMVDRGDEETGFFTATVGILVLLYGATGVFFQLQQALDTIWGVNLNEQDGIFNIIKSRAKGFGFILIIGFLLLISFIATSLLSAFSNRLAEFLPASLIEFIFIIDISISLIVIYTLFAALFKFLPSVYIRWKAVRVGAGLTTILFILGEVAMAYYFNTMEPGSTYGAAGSIILIMLWVSYSSLILFFGANFTRVYADAYYNKARQLKTGVGFRRFQHFKKKEE from the coding sequence ATGGAAGAAATAGACAACTATATGACGGCAGACCAAGGCAGGCATTCTTTTAAAATAAAGGATGTGCCTCGCCTTACGGTTGACACTTATAAAAACTGGATGGCATCAGAGCCATTTAAGCTAAGTGCTATTGTTGCATATTATGCCATTTTATCACTACCTGCACTTGTTGTTATTATTTTAAACATTGTAGGTGCAGTCTGGGGCAGAGACATTGTTCAAGGAGAGCTACTTGCTGAAATCACTAAAGTTTTAGGACAAGAAACAGCCGAGTCTATACGACTCATGATGGTAGACCGAGGAGATGAAGAAACTGGTTTTTTTACAGCTACGGTGGGTATATTAGTACTATTATATGGTGCAACGGGTGTTTTTTTTCAATTACAGCAGGCACTAGACACTATATGGGGAGTAAATCTCAATGAGCAAGATGGGATTTTTAATATTATAAAAAGTAGAGCAAAGGGTTTTGGATTTATTTTGATTATTGGTTTCCTGCTTCTCATCAGTTTTATAGCCACTTCACTACTTAGTGCTTTTTCAAATAGACTTGCAGAATTCTTACCAGCTTCTTTAATAGAATTTATTTTTATAATCGACATATCCATTTCGCTCATAGTGATTTACACGTTATTTGCTGCATTATTTAAGTTCTTGCCCAGTGTTTATATTAGGTGGAAAGCAGTACGAGTAGGCGCTGGTCTTACAACCATTCTATTTATACTAGGAGAAGTTGCAATGGCCTACTACTTTAATACTATGGAGCCTGGTTCTACATATGGAGCAGCAGGATCTATAATCCTCATCATGCTCTGGGTTTCTTATAGCAGCCTGATTTTATTCTTTGGAGCAAATTTTACGAGAGTCTATGCAGACGCCTACTATAATAAAGCTCGCCAGTTAAAAACAGGAGTAGGTTTCAGAAGATTTCAACATTTTAAAAAGAAAGAAGAATAG
- a CDS encoding alkene reductase, translating to MKDYKELLSPLKTEHFSLKNKVVMAPLTRSRSTAGHIPTDIMIQYYGERAGAGLIITEGTSPSLNGVGYPRIPGIYSREQVKAWTPVAAAVHKNDGKIFMQLMHSGRISHPDNMSEEAVIFAPSAIRPEETKMYVDGKGELSIPEPTAMTVEDIENTIEEYVTAAKNAIEAGFDGVEVHSANGYLLDQFLNTGTNKRDDHYGGSVENRCRFTLEVTERVIAAIGKEKVGIRLSPNGAMNDLGPFDSQKETFDYLSAKLEELAPVYIHLVNHESMGAPGLPADIQKNIRDRFSGLLILSGGYDAAKANQDLMDNKGDLVAFGRNFIANPDLVKRFEENASLNDPNPDTFYTLGKEGYIDYPTLEEQKENS from the coding sequence ATGAAAGATTATAAAGAACTCTTAAGCCCATTAAAAACTGAACATTTTTCATTAAAAAATAAAGTAGTAATGGCTCCTCTTACGAGATCAAGGTCTACTGCGGGACATATCCCGACAGATATAATGATTCAATACTACGGTGAGCGTGCAGGAGCAGGACTTATTATTACAGAAGGAACATCGCCATCACTTAATGGTGTAGGATATCCTCGTATACCTGGTATTTATAGTCGTGAGCAAGTAAAAGCATGGACGCCAGTAGCAGCTGCTGTACACAAAAATGATGGAAAGATATTTATGCAACTTATGCACTCTGGACGTATATCACATCCAGATAATATGTCTGAGGAGGCAGTTATTTTTGCACCATCTGCTATTAGACCAGAGGAAACGAAGATGTATGTAGATGGTAAAGGTGAATTATCTATCCCAGAGCCTACAGCGATGACTGTTGAAGATATAGAAAATACCATAGAAGAATATGTTACTGCGGCAAAAAATGCTATTGAAGCAGGTTTTGACGGTGTAGAAGTACATAGTGCAAATGGGTACTTACTAGATCAGTTTTTAAATACTGGAACAAATAAGAGAGATGATCATTACGGAGGATCTGTAGAGAATAGATGCCGCTTTACACTTGAGGTTACAGAACGTGTTATAGCGGCAATAGGGAAAGAAAAAGTGGGAATCAGACTTTCTCCTAATGGAGCAATGAATGACCTTGGGCCTTTTGATAGTCAGAAAGAAACATTTGATTACCTGTCTGCAAAATTAGAAGAGCTTGCGCCAGTTTATATACATCTCGTAAACCACGAGTCTATGGGTGCACCTGGCTTACCGGCAGATATCCAGAAAAATATACGCGACCGTTTTAGCGGTTTGCTTATTCTAAGTGGTGGTTATGATGCTGCAAAGGCAAATCAAGACTTAATGGATAATAAAGGAGATTTAGTCGCTTTTGGACGTAATTTTATAGCAAACCCAGATTTAGTAAAGCGTTTTGAAGAAAATGCTTCTCTCAATGACCCTAATCCAGATACATTTTACACACTTGGTAAAGAAGGTTACATTGATTACCCAACACTCGAAGAGCAAAAAGAGAACTCATAA
- a CDS encoding EF-hand domain-containing protein, which translates to MATKDMILKKLQILITQEFDSPEQAFAFFDEDGNGTLSKDEIKELLKKAEISGFIRSMVASALIDGYSKDGNDNVSWEEFKKALDEIKH; encoded by the coding sequence ATGGCAACTAAAGACATGATTCTCAAGAAACTTCAAATTTTAATCACACAAGAATTTGATAGTCCCGAGCAGGCTTTTGCTTTTTTTGATGAAGATGGTAATGGTACTTTATCCAAAGATGAAATCAAAGAACTTTTGAAAAAAGCAGAAATAAGTGGTTTTATAAGATCTATGGTTGCATCTGCACTCATAGATGGATACAGTAAGGATGGTAATGATAATGTAAGCTGGGAAGAGTTTAAAAAAGCACTTGACGAAATCAAACACTGA
- a CDS encoding exonuclease domain-containing protein codes for MNETEPTYHCVIDVETTGKGINGNRITEICAVRLKDGEVVDKFTSLVNPEQYIPPFITNLTGIDDAMVADAPLFNEIADRIIEISSGAIFVAHNVTFDFNVLRSEFKRLGHSFTRKKLCTVRLSRKLIPSLFSYSLGNLCASIGVPLNNRHRAEGDTDATVILFKKLLVMDEDGKVMSSFLNVRSKEATLPPHLPSRIIQELPETAGIYLFKDRAGKVIYVGKAINIKKRVLSHFYDKKNKEYLLGQETYQIDYEVTGNELCALLLESEYIQQYYPKFNRAQKIPASTYSIMSYENRKGIIQLAVAKTKYRHTATQKVYTRAKATERLMELCEMFELCPRFCGLQATFDECSHYSLKNCKGICSDNESVSDYNLRVRAALESFDAENESYIIKEDGRTDDETAFIYIEKGVYRGFGFVPETEQVRHFDEVASHLLPKKSTYHTDMILRSYLRRHKNPLIVSLAISA; via the coding sequence ATGAATGAGACAGAGCCTACATATCATTGTGTTATAGACGTAGAAACTACGGGAAAAGGAATTAACGGCAATCGCATTACAGAAATTTGTGCGGTACGCCTTAAAGATGGTGAGGTAGTAGATAAATTTACTTCACTAGTAAACCCAGAACAATACATCCCGCCATTTATTACCAATCTTACAGGGATAGATGATGCTATGGTGGCAGATGCACCACTGTTTAATGAAATCGCAGATCGCATTATTGAGATATCCTCTGGAGCCATATTTGTAGCACATAATGTCACTTTTGATTTTAATGTATTACGTAGTGAGTTCAAGCGACTCGGTCATTCATTTACTCGAAAGAAACTGTGTACGGTGAGACTTTCGCGAAAGCTTATACCTAGCCTCTTCAGCTACTCGTTAGGCAATCTGTGCGCCTCTATAGGAGTTCCTCTTAACAATCGTCACAGAGCCGAAGGAGATACAGATGCTACCGTTATTCTTTTTAAAAAATTACTAGTAATGGATGAAGATGGAAAAGTAATGAGTTCCTTCCTCAATGTTCGGTCAAAAGAAGCAACGCTCCCACCACATTTACCATCGCGCATTATTCAAGAGTTACCAGAAACTGCTGGAATATACTTATTTAAAGATCGTGCGGGTAAAGTGATTTATGTGGGCAAGGCAATTAATATTAAAAAGAGAGTCCTCTCGCATTTTTACGACAAGAAAAACAAGGAATACTTATTAGGTCAAGAAACCTATCAAATAGATTATGAAGTTACTGGTAATGAACTTTGTGCACTATTATTAGAATCTGAATATATCCAGCAATATTATCCAAAGTTTAATAGAGCGCAAAAAATACCTGCTAGTACCTACTCTATTATGTCCTATGAGAATAGAAAAGGTATCATACAGCTCGCGGTAGCCAAGACAAAATATCGTCATACTGCTACTCAAAAAGTGTACACAAGGGCAAAAGCGACAGAGCGACTCATGGAGCTGTGTGAGATGTTTGAGTTATGTCCTCGTTTTTGCGGACTTCAAGCAACTTTTGATGAATGCTCGCACTACAGTTTAAAAAATTGCAAAGGTATTTGTAGTGATAATGAATCTGTGTCTGATTATAATCTCCGAGTTCGAGCGGCATTAGAATCCTTTGATGCAGAAAATGAGAGTTACATTATTAAAGAAGATGGTCGTACAGATGATGAAACAGCTTTTATATATATAGAGAAAGGTGTTTATAGAGGTTTTGGTTTTGTTCCTGAGACGGAGCAGGTGCGTCATTTTGATGAAGTAGCCTCACATTTATTACCTAAAAAAAGTACGTATCATACAGACATGATATTGAGAAGTTATTTACGTAGACATAAAAACCCGCTTATTGTATCACTTGCTATTTCTGCTTAA
- the rlmF gene encoding 23S rRNA (adenine(1618)-N(6))-methyltransferase RlmF — protein MITYNHGTTNYLSMHPNNKNIGPYLFKQLRKANKELAPYVLETDRGIQTIDFTNPKAVLELNRAILLNDYSLNWYEIPEGYLCPAVPGRVDYLHYLNDFLGKEDAHGLDIGTGANFVYPLLAGSVFKWKMKGVDIDAKAIRNANAILEKNTHLKGFLTATYQQDRANIFKGAILPDEHYDFTMCNPPFYSSEKDAFKATKEKSKGLKLKEVERNFAGQSNELWCNGGEALFIKRMVKESVNFKSQVGWFTTLVSKSEHLPKIKKQLEKLKAEHRTVDMSQGNKKSRFLAWRFKE, from the coding sequence ATGATAACATATAATCACGGTACTACTAATTATCTTTCTATGCACCCAAATAACAAAAATATAGGTCCTTATCTCTTTAAACAGCTTAGAAAAGCAAATAAAGAGCTTGCTCCTTATGTTCTAGAAACAGACCGTGGTATTCAAACAATAGATTTTACAAATCCTAAAGCAGTATTAGAACTTAATCGTGCTATTTTATTAAATGACTATTCATTAAACTGGTATGAGATTCCTGAAGGATATTTATGTCCAGCAGTCCCAGGACGTGTAGATTATCTCCATTATCTCAATGATTTTTTAGGCAAGGAAGACGCACATGGACTTGATATAGGTACTGGTGCAAATTTTGTGTATCCACTTCTAGCAGGATCTGTTTTTAAATGGAAAATGAAAGGAGTTGATATTGATGCAAAAGCAATTAGAAATGCAAATGCTATTCTTGAAAAAAACACACACCTCAAAGGTTTTTTAACAGCTACCTATCAACAGGATCGTGCTAATATCTTTAAAGGAGCAATTTTACCTGACGAGCATTACGATTTTACAATGTGTAATCCTCCTTTTTACAGCTCTGAAAAAGACGCTTTTAAAGCGACCAAGGAAAAATCAAAAGGGCTTAAACTCAAAGAAGTTGAGCGTAACTTTGCGGGACAATCTAATGAGCTATGGTGTAATGGTGGAGAAGCACTATTTATTAAGCGCATGGTCAAGGAAAGTGTAAATTTTAAATCCCAAGTAGGTTGGTTTACAACTTTAGTTTCAAAGAGTGAGCACCTTCCTAAGATTAAAAAGCAACTTGAGAAGCTTAAAGCAGAGCATAGAACTGTTGATATGTCTCAGGGTAATAAGAAGTCAAGATTTCTAGCTTGGAGATTTAAAGAATAA
- a CDS encoding pseudouridine synthase, which produces MSHTHFKLFKPYGFISQLLSNDERQARKKRFLSELYDFPKGTMAIGRLDEKSEGLLLMTTDGKLSDTINRSGIEKEYYVQVDGDITDQAIEEMAAGVEIGFDGKKYLTKPSKVRRLAGTPNLPERSKKIRDARHGPAPWISVTITEGKFRQVRKMTSAVGFPTLRLVRIRIGSQTLMGLEPKQVIEVKELL; this is translated from the coding sequence ATGAGCCATACTCACTTCAAATTATTTAAACCCTATGGTTTTATTAGTCAGTTGCTTAGTAATGATGAGCGCCAGGCTAGGAAAAAGAGATTTTTGAGTGAGCTTTATGACTTTCCTAAGGGCACAATGGCTATAGGTCGTCTTGATGAAAAATCTGAGGGATTATTACTCATGACAACAGATGGTAAACTCTCAGATACCATTAATCGATCAGGTATTGAAAAGGAATATTATGTTCAAGTAGATGGCGATATTACAGACCAAGCGATTGAAGAAATGGCTGCTGGAGTAGAAATAGGTTTTGATGGCAAGAAATACCTTACTAAACCATCAAAAGTAAGGAGACTTGCAGGAACTCCTAACCTTCCGGAACGTTCAAAAAAGATAAGGGATGCTCGTCATGGTCCGGCTCCATGGATATCTGTCACTATTACAGAGGGAAAATTTAGACAAGTACGTAAGATGACGAGTGCTGTAGGATTTCCTACACTCAGACTTGTTAGAATAAGAATAGGCTCACAAACCCTAATGGGTCTGGAGCCTAAACAAGTTATTGAGGTAAAAGAATTACTTTAA
- a CDS encoding cold shock domain-containing protein, whose amino-acid sequence MARPQETFGKKEREKKRLKKAEDKRKKKAARKESGEKLNEFVYVNHLGQLVDTPPDPSLKEEVDVEDIVLGIPKKEEGDEPDPIRTGFVEFFDSSKGFGFIKDADTPEKYFVHISEVRDGELKEGNKVSYEIERGQKGMNAVRVSKVS is encoded by the coding sequence ATGGCTAGACCACAAGAAACCTTTGGTAAAAAAGAACGAGAAAAGAAAAGGCTAAAAAAAGCTGAAGACAAACGCAAGAAAAAAGCTGCGCGTAAAGAGAGCGGAGAAAAATTAAACGAATTTGTATACGTAAACCACTTAGGGCAACTAGTGGATACGCCACCAGATCCATCGCTTAAAGAAGAAGTAGATGTAGAGGATATTGTTTTAGGTATTCCTAAAAAGGAAGAAGGCGATGAGCCAGATCCTATTAGAACTGGTTTTGTAGAATTCTTTGACTCTTCAAAAGGTTTTGGATTTATCAAAGATGCCGATACTCCAGAGAAGTACTTTGTACACATTTCTGAAGTACGTGATGGTGAACTTAAAGAAGGCAATAAAGTGTCTTATGAAATAGAAAGAGGACAGAAGGGAATGAACGCAGTACGCGTGAGTAAAGTTTCTTAA
- a CDS encoding DoxX family protein encodes MTIAHTILIGLIGFSFLYYGVSCLSSNFMTAEFERFGLSTLQRKITGVAQIIGGLGVLLGFFYKPLQVAALIGISLLMLLGWGVRLKIKDTFIAALPSFIFFVLNAYLAYYLTFIR; translated from the coding sequence ATGACAATAGCACATACAATACTTATCGGTTTAATAGGCTTTTCATTCCTTTATTATGGTGTGAGTTGTTTGTCATCTAATTTCATGACTGCCGAATTTGAGCGTTTTGGGCTATCAACCCTTCAAAGAAAAATTACTGGCGTAGCACAAATTATAGGTGGCTTAGGTGTTTTATTAGGATTTTTCTATAAGCCGCTTCAAGTTGCGGCTCTTATAGGAATCTCATTACTTATGTTATTAGGTTGGGGTGTACGGCTTAAAATAAAAGATACGTTTATAGCCGCTTTACCATCTTTTATATTTTTTGTGCTTAATGCTTACCTAGCATACTATCTAACATTTATTAGATAA
- a CDS encoding DoxX family protein, whose product MEYLSIVLKCIVGLSILNVWLLRKGQSSPWRGGDANSLKEEFAHYGLSETTMKAVGTIKCLLAVGLLVSIVVPSLEFYSALGIAVMMVGAIAMHLKVGDALKKSFPAFLFLALSVFIILI is encoded by the coding sequence ATGGAGTATTTATCGATTGTTTTAAAATGTATCGTTGGCTTAAGCATTCTTAATGTATGGCTATTACGTAAAGGACAATCTTCACCTTGGAGAGGGGGAGATGCAAACTCATTAAAAGAAGAGTTTGCTCATTATGGTTTATCAGAAACTACAATGAAAGCCGTAGGAACAATTAAGTGTTTACTTGCAGTAGGACTACTTGTATCTATTGTGGTACCTAGTTTGGAATTTTATAGTGCATTGGGTATTGCTGTAATGATGGTAGGCGCGATTGCAATGCATTTAAAAGTGGGCGATGCGTTGAAGAAATCTTTCCCTGCATTTCTATTTTTAGCACTTTCGGTATTTATTATTCTTATCTAA
- a CDS encoding DUF2237 domain-containing protein, translating into MSQTKSVPLNVLETPLIACCYDPMTGFFRDGYCRTAAVDQGTHVVCAIMTKDFLAYTKSKGNDLSTPIPQWNFPGLKPGDGWCLCILRWLEAEKAGVAPIIKLAATDQKALEYTTIDMLKKYAYD; encoded by the coding sequence ATGAGCCAAACTAAATCGGTACCTCTCAATGTATTAGAAACGCCATTAATAGCTTGTTGTTATGACCCTATGACAGGATTTTTTAGAGATGGATATTGCAGGACTGCTGCTGTAGATCAAGGAACCCACGTAGTCTGCGCTATTATGACTAAGGATTTCCTTGCATACACAAAATCTAAAGGGAATGACCTCTCCACCCCTATTCCACAATGGAATTTTCCAGGACTCAAACCTGGTGACGGATGGTGTTTGTGTATTTTAAGATGGCTAGAAGCAGAAAAAGCTGGGGTCGCACCAATTATAAAATTGGCAGCCACAGATCAAAAAGCATTAGAATATACTACTATTGATATGCTTAAAAAATATGCCTACGATTAA
- a CDS encoding ABC transporter ATP-binding protein: MSKEQSKKSKVTITSAFKTIIWPRRKLVFIGLILIVIGRLASLVLPWKSKALLDDIIPNKDMAALYDLLWMVGFALLIQAITSFLLTRILSVQAQYLISELRAQVQKKVLSLPISFFDNTKSGALVSRIMSDVEGVRNLIGTGLVQLVGGTITAVISLVLLIQINALMTLFVFLPVAVFGYVALRAFKYIRPIFRNRGKINAEVKGRLTETLSGVRVIKGFGAEEQENKSFEEGVDRLFQNVKKSLTATAVMSSSSTFLLGLASVGIMGIGGYFMIQGEMTTGEFLFFTLLLGFMIAPIVQMSNIGSQLTEALAGLDRTEELMNMTPEDEIGNRDIELENFKGNIKFENVSFSYEQGKEVIHNISFEAKAGTTVALVGSSGSGKSTIAGLSATFLNPQQGVVSVGGQDLSRVKLPSFRKHLGVVLQDEFLFEGTIRDNIMFPRPNASEERLQEAVEAGYVNEFTDRFEDGLDTLIGERGVKLSGGQRQRIAIARAILAAPKVIILDEATSNLDTESEALIQKSLSQLVKDRTTIVIAHRLSTIKKADQILVIEDGRIAEQGTHDELIEGEGRYFDLYTYQAKI, encoded by the coding sequence ATGTCAAAAGAACAAAGTAAAAAGAGTAAAGTAACTATAACATCTGCATTTAAAACCATTATCTGGCCACGACGAAAGCTAGTATTTATTGGACTCATTCTTATCGTAATAGGTCGTCTCGCTAGCCTTGTATTGCCATGGAAATCAAAAGCTTTACTAGATGACATTATCCCGAATAAAGACATGGCTGCCTTGTATGATTTGCTATGGATGGTAGGATTTGCGCTTCTTATACAAGCCATCACATCATTTTTATTGACACGCATATTAAGTGTACAAGCACAATATCTCATCTCAGAACTTAGAGCTCAAGTACAGAAAAAAGTACTGTCACTACCTATTAGCTTTTTTGATAACACAAAATCAGGAGCGCTTGTGTCACGCATCATGAGTGATGTAGAAGGAGTGCGCAATCTTATAGGGACAGGATTAGTACAACTAGTGGGAGGAACTATAACAGCAGTTATATCACTAGTGCTATTGATACAAATTAACGCCTTAATGACTCTGTTTGTGTTTTTGCCAGTAGCCGTTTTTGGTTATGTTGCCTTACGTGCTTTCAAATATATCCGTCCTATTTTTAGAAATAGAGGTAAAATTAATGCCGAAGTAAAAGGAAGACTTACCGAGACGCTATCTGGTGTGCGAGTAATCAAGGGATTTGGAGCAGAAGAACAAGAAAATAAATCCTTTGAAGAAGGTGTAGATAGATTATTCCAAAACGTCAAGAAAAGTCTTACTGCCACAGCGGTGATGTCAAGTAGTTCTACTTTTTTACTTGGTTTAGCATCTGTGGGAATTATGGGTATAGGTGGCTATTTTATGATACAAGGGGAGATGACTACGGGAGAGTTTCTGTTTTTTACACTCTTGCTAGGTTTTATGATTGCACCTATCGTACAAATGAGTAATATAGGGAGCCAACTTACAGAGGCGCTAGCAGGATTAGATCGTACAGAGGAGTTAATGAATATGACTCCTGAGGATGAAATAGGGAATCGGGATATAGAACTAGAAAATTTTAAAGGAAATATAAAATTTGAAAATGTATCCTTCTCTTATGAACAAGGTAAAGAAGTGATACATAATATTTCCTTTGAAGCAAAAGCCGGAACAACCGTAGCACTTGTAGGTAGTTCTGGTTCTGGAAAATCTACTATTGCTGGATTATCTGCAACATTTTTAAATCCTCAACAAGGAGTGGTATCTGTAGGCGGGCAAGACTTATCACGAGTAAAACTACCTAGCTTTAGAAAGCACTTAGGGGTTGTATTGCAAGATGAATTTCTTTTTGAGGGAACCATACGGGATAATATAATGTTCCCTAGACCTAATGCCTCAGAGGAGCGACTACAAGAAGCGGTAGAGGCGGGTTATGTAAATGAATTTACAGATCGTTTTGAAGATGGACTTGATACACTTATAGGTGAGCGAGGTGTAAAGCTATCTGGAGGGCAACGACAGCGCATTGCCATTGCTAGAGCAATACTTGCCGCTCCTAAAGTCATTATACTAGATGAAGCAACCTCAAATCTAGACACGGAAAGCGAAGCGCTTATTCAAAAGTCATTATCACAGCTTGTAAAAGATAGGACAACTATCGTTATTGCCCACAGACTTAGTACTATTAAGAAAGCAGATCAAATCCTAGTCATAGAAGATGGTCGTATTGCGGAGCAAGGTACCCATGATGAACTTATTGAGGGAGAAGGAAGGTATTTTGACCTATACACCTATCAAGCGAAGATTTAG
- a CDS encoding Dabb family protein — protein MKIQLHLIILFIFSIFINSCGQKESTESTTAVENNLISSKDSHTAFNENYAHIVYFWFKDPTNEEDKQLFEKSLRTFLDSSLYAKTQFIGTPPVATREVVDDSFTYNLVLSFDSAKDQQAYQDEAAHKKFIEECAHLWEKVIVYDATSIR, from the coding sequence ATGAAAATACAATTACACCTTATTATTCTTTTCATTTTCAGCATTTTCATAAACTCTTGTGGTCAAAAAGAATCTACTGAGAGTACTACCGCAGTCGAAAATAATCTCATTAGTTCAAAAGATAGCCATACAGCGTTTAATGAAAATTATGCCCACATCGTCTATTTTTGGTTTAAAGACCCCACTAACGAAGAGGACAAACAGTTATTTGAAAAATCTCTGCGCACTTTTTTGGACAGTTCGTTATATGCCAAAACACAATTTATAGGTACGCCTCCTGTGGCTACCCGAGAGGTTGTAGATGATAGCTTTACTTATAATTTGGTATTAAGTTTTGATTCGGCAAAGGATCAGCAAGCGTATCAAGATGAGGCTGCTCATAAAAAGTTTATCGAGGAGTGTGCTCATCTGTGGGAAAAAGTTATCGTTTATGATGCTACAAGCATAAGATAA